One window of Saccharopolyspora phatthalungensis genomic DNA carries:
- a CDS encoding LON peptidase substrate-binding domain-containing protein, translating to MTEVLPLFPLGSVLLPGGHLPLHIFEPRYRQLVTDLVGEDLPDRRFGVVAIKQGWETGEDNVDSMYDVGCSAVLDQVRQLPGGRYDVSANGDRRFRLLQIDGSAAPYLMAEVEWLPDSAAENDSAARREHLTTAARSAYQRYHETGLRGGRREVPGEDADAAALSYLLADDCVLTVEDRQELLAETDPLARLRSIRRLLLREAQFLRELRAVPAPLTEFAQHTSVN from the coding sequence GTGACTGAGGTGCTCCCGCTGTTCCCGCTCGGATCCGTGCTGCTACCGGGCGGTCACCTGCCGCTGCACATCTTCGAACCGCGCTACCGGCAGCTGGTCACCGACCTGGTGGGCGAGGACCTGCCGGACCGCCGGTTCGGCGTGGTGGCCATCAAGCAAGGCTGGGAGACCGGCGAGGACAACGTGGACTCGATGTACGACGTCGGGTGCTCGGCGGTGCTGGATCAGGTGCGGCAATTGCCCGGCGGGCGTTATGACGTCAGCGCCAACGGCGACCGGCGGTTCCGCCTGCTACAGATCGACGGGAGCGCCGCGCCGTACCTGATGGCCGAGGTCGAATGGCTGCCGGACAGTGCCGCGGAGAACGATTCGGCAGCGCGCCGGGAACACCTGACCACCGCCGCGCGCTCGGCTTACCAGCGCTACCACGAGACCGGGTTGCGCGGCGGGCGGCGCGAGGTCCCCGGCGAAGACGCCGACGCCGCGGCGCTTTCCTACCTGCTGGCCGACGATTGCGTGCTGACCGTGGAAGACCGGCAGGAGTTGCTCGCCGAGACCGACCCGCTGGCGCGGTTGCGAAGCATCCGGCGGCTACTGCTGCGAGAGGCCCAGTTCCTCCGCGAGCTGCGCGCGGTTCCGGCCCCGCTGACCGAATTCGCCCAGCACACCAGCGTCAACTGA
- a CDS encoding YqeB family protein has translation MAADPATTTVAEHRLVRHGSWLICPLLGALLLWLLRLVAAWVSGLPWAPFQGVFELAASVPDPWGTVGAIAIGAIIGLGFAGLMAQERLTVSVAPERLTLTVGRSARHVERAEIGSVFVDGKHFVVLDETGGELARQPSDLDKAALRRAFADHGYPWRDKDPFAARYSLWVEDTPELSLRLNALMSARDRALRKRDGKEAALLRTELAERGILVRDEKKRQYWRATS, from the coding sequence ATGGCAGCAGACCCCGCCACGACCACCGTCGCCGAGCACCGCCTGGTCCGGCATGGTTCGTGGCTCATCTGCCCGCTGCTGGGGGCGTTGCTCCTCTGGCTGTTGCGGCTGGTGGCAGCCTGGGTCTCCGGGCTGCCGTGGGCACCGTTCCAGGGCGTGTTCGAGTTGGCCGCGTCGGTGCCCGACCCGTGGGGCACGGTGGGCGCCATCGCCATCGGCGCGATCATCGGGCTCGGTTTCGCCGGATTGATGGCGCAGGAGCGGTTGACCGTCAGCGTCGCGCCGGAGCGGCTGACGCTGACCGTCGGGCGGTCGGCGCGGCACGTCGAGCGCGCCGAGATCGGCTCGGTCTTCGTCGACGGAAAGCATTTCGTGGTCCTGGATGAAACCGGCGGCGAACTGGCCCGGCAGCCGTCCGATTTGGATAAGGCCGCGCTGCGGCGGGCCTTCGCCGACCACGGCTACCCGTGGCGGGACAAAGATCCGTTCGCGGCCCGCTACAGCTTATGGGTCGAGGACACACCGGAGTTATCGCTGCGGCTCAACGCGCTGATGTCGGCCCGCGACCGTGCGCTGCGCAAACGCGACGGGAAGGAAGCGGCGCTGCTGCGCACCGAACTCGCTGAGCGCGGGATCCTGGTGCGCGACGAGAAGAAGCGCCAGTACTGGCGGGCGACGAGCTGA
- a CDS encoding NUDIX hydrolase — MPHTNTSSRADKGYVGHEVLAGVLQIRDDRLQVMLWQRAQEPDVHRWSLPGGRLADTEDVESSIRRQLAEKVDVHKLSHVEQLSVFSKPDRLPGRRVVATAFLGLVPSDTDPAMPADTAWHPVDALPPTAFDHELIVLAARDRLRAKLSYTNIGFALAPVEFTVSELRRIYSAALGYQVAATNLQRVLSRRGVLEPTGRTLPAGPAGGRPPALFQFTSRDLQVTDPFAVFRPPT; from the coding sequence GTGCCACATACTAACACCTCAAGTCGCGCGGACAAGGGCTATGTTGGTCACGAAGTGCTCGCCGGGGTCCTTCAGATCCGCGACGACCGGTTGCAGGTGATGCTCTGGCAACGCGCCCAGGAACCGGACGTCCACCGGTGGTCGCTGCCCGGCGGGAGGCTGGCCGACACCGAAGACGTCGAGAGCTCGATCCGGCGACAGCTGGCCGAGAAGGTCGACGTGCACAAGCTTTCCCACGTGGAGCAGCTCTCGGTGTTCAGCAAGCCGGACCGGCTGCCCGGCCGCCGGGTGGTCGCCACCGCCTTCCTCGGGCTCGTGCCCTCCGACACCGACCCCGCGATGCCCGCCGACACGGCGTGGCACCCGGTGGACGCGCTGCCGCCGACCGCCTTCGACCACGAGCTGATCGTGCTGGCCGCGCGCGACCGGCTGCGCGCGAAGCTGTCCTACACCAACATCGGCTTCGCGCTGGCGCCCGTCGAGTTCACCGTCTCGGAGCTGCGCCGGATCTACTCCGCCGCGCTCGGCTACCAGGTCGCGGCGACGAACCTGCAACGCGTGCTGTCCCGGCGGGGGGTGCTGGAACCCACCGGTCGCACGCTGCCCGCCGGCCCGGCCGGTGGCCGCCCGCCCGCGCTCTTCCAGTTCACCTCGCGGGATCTACAGGTCACCGACCCGTTCGCGGTGTTCCGCCCGCCGACCTAG
- a CDS encoding hemolysin family protein, with product MDGVAWNLGLVLLFVLFGGYFAAAEIALVSLRESQVRKLAGRDRRGARVAKLRADSNRFLSAVQIGVTFAGFFASSYGGATIAVRLEPVLAGWGLPIGLAASLALVLVTLFVSYLSLVLGELAPKRLALQKTEAVALVTAGVLDRVAALSRPLIWLLSKSTNAVVRLLGIDPRAEEDKVSEEELRDMVRTNEQLTVEERRLLSDAFRATDRVLAEVMVPRTEVAFLHYTLPLAEAIAEVANKPHSRYPVIRETADDVVGFIHVRDLLTITYANREGVRTVGDLTRPVTALPASKPVLAALTLMRRRGGHLAVVVDEYGGTAGIVTVEDLVEEVVGEIWDEYDPSAAPVRSGADGNFEVDGLLHHADFEQRTGIALPEGPYDTVAGFVVSRLGRVPTEGDSLEALGHRFTVRKMDGHRVSRLLVTKLDGQQ from the coding sequence ATGGACGGCGTCGCTTGGAACCTGGGCTTGGTGCTGCTGTTCGTGCTGTTCGGCGGCTACTTCGCGGCTGCCGAGATCGCGTTGGTGTCGCTGCGCGAGAGCCAGGTCCGCAAGCTCGCCGGGCGCGACCGGCGCGGCGCGCGGGTGGCCAAGCTGCGCGCCGACTCCAACCGCTTCCTGTCGGCGGTGCAGATCGGTGTCACGTTCGCCGGGTTCTTCGCCTCCAGCTACGGCGGCGCGACGATCGCGGTGCGTTTAGAGCCCGTGCTGGCGGGCTGGGGACTGCCGATCGGCTTGGCCGCGTCACTGGCGCTGGTGCTGGTGACCCTGTTCGTGTCCTACCTGTCGCTGGTGCTCGGTGAGCTCGCTCCCAAGCGGCTGGCGCTGCAGAAGACCGAGGCCGTCGCTTTGGTGACCGCCGGGGTGCTGGACCGGGTGGCGGCGCTGTCGCGGCCGTTGATCTGGCTGCTGTCGAAGTCCACCAACGCCGTGGTCCGGTTGCTGGGCATCGATCCGCGCGCCGAGGAAGACAAGGTCAGCGAGGAAGAACTGCGGGACATGGTGCGCACCAACGAGCAGTTGACCGTCGAAGAGCGGCGGCTGCTCAGCGACGCGTTCCGGGCCACCGACCGGGTGCTCGCGGAGGTCATGGTGCCGCGCACCGAGGTCGCCTTCCTCCACTACACCCTGCCGTTGGCCGAGGCGATCGCCGAGGTCGCCAACAAGCCGCATTCGCGCTACCCGGTCATCCGGGAAACAGCCGACGACGTCGTCGGGTTCATCCACGTCCGCGACCTGCTCACCATCACCTACGCCAACCGCGAGGGGGTGCGCACGGTCGGCGACCTGACCCGTCCGGTGACCGCGCTGCCGGCGAGCAAGCCGGTGCTGGCGGCGCTGACGCTGATGCGGCGGCGCGGCGGGCACCTGGCGGTGGTGGTCGACGAGTATGGCGGCACCGCGGGCATCGTCACCGTCGAGGACCTCGTGGAAGAGGTCGTCGGCGAGATCTGGGACGAGTACGACCCCAGCGCCGCCCCGGTGCGGTCGGGGGCGGACGGTAACTTCGAGGTCGACGGCCTGCTGCACCACGCCGATTTCGAGCAGCGGACCGGCATCGCGCTGCCGGAAGGACCGTACGACACCGTGGCGGGCTTCGTCGTCAGCCGCCTCGGAAGGGTGCCGACCGAGGGCGACTCCCTAGAAGCTCTCGGCCACCGCTTCACGGTTCGCAAGATGGACGGTCACCGGGTGTCTCGCCTGCTGGTCACCAAACTCGATGGCCAGCAGTGA
- a CDS encoding CPBP family intramembrane glutamic endopeptidase yields MSIARRDRVLPSPLLGGVYRARRPTGPVVGLLVVVACFVVGQAAAALVLLPVLGASPNALLGSGMSLRDQLALLLCFLGATGLLALWVWGKERRSFGSVGFFPASRIGAKLALGAAVAVALLSVPVGVNVLSGQFDAGAVHAAQVGGAFVALLGFVVQASTEEALTRGYLMQVTYRKWGLTAAIAFQAVVFAASHGVNHNVSVIALVNILLIGLLLGFWALAEGSLWGVCAFHVVWNWCQGNVYGIEVSGMDIRTTMLDIRGAPGSTPLLTGAGFGIEGSLFATVVLAIAAVAAALAFRRRLSAARSSAA; encoded by the coding sequence GTGAGCATTGCGCGGCGCGACCGGGTGTTGCCTTCGCCGTTGCTGGGTGGGGTCTACCGGGCTCGTCGGCCCACCGGGCCGGTGGTCGGGTTGCTCGTGGTGGTGGCTTGCTTCGTCGTGGGGCAGGCGGCGGCCGCGCTGGTGCTGCTCCCGGTGCTCGGGGCTTCGCCGAACGCTCTGCTGGGCAGCGGCATGAGCCTGCGCGACCAGTTGGCGCTGCTGCTCTGTTTCCTCGGTGCGACCGGCCTGCTGGCGTTGTGGGTCTGGGGCAAGGAACGCCGTTCATTCGGCAGCGTGGGCTTCTTCCCGGCCTCGCGGATCGGCGCGAAGCTGGCGCTGGGCGCCGCCGTCGCGGTGGCGCTGCTGTCCGTGCCGGTGGGCGTTAACGTCCTCAGTGGACAGTTCGATGCCGGTGCCGTCCACGCCGCGCAGGTCGGCGGCGCGTTCGTCGCGCTGCTCGGGTTCGTCGTGCAGGCCAGCACCGAAGAGGCCCTCACCCGCGGGTATCTGATGCAGGTCACCTACCGGAAGTGGGGCCTGACCGCCGCGATCGCCTTCCAAGCGGTCGTGTTCGCCGCGTCGCACGGCGTCAACCACAACGTCAGCGTGATCGCCCTGGTCAACATCCTGCTGATCGGGCTGCTGCTGGGCTTCTGGGCATTGGCGGAGGGGAGCCTGTGGGGCGTGTGCGCCTTCCACGTGGTGTGGAACTGGTGCCAGGGCAACGTGTACGGCATCGAGGTGTCCGGAATGGACATCCGGACCACCATGCTGGACATCAGGGGCGCGCCGGGCAGCACGCCCCTGCTCACCGGAGCCGGTTTCGGCATCGAAGGAAGCCTGTTCGCCACCGTGGTGCTTGCCATCGCCGCGGTCGCCGCCGCGCTCGCGTTCCGCCGTCGGCTCTCAGCCGCCCGTTCGAGTGCCGCGTGA
- a CDS encoding Uma2 family endonuclease codes for MPEEVCRRIEIVDGAIVVTPAPRRLHKIIARRLANELELAAGAELTVATDVDLRLRDVPLLNRRPDVVVYDSTLPDDAVLRPQHCLLVVEVMSPGSVTADQTDKPAEYAAAGIEHFWRFESNSLDERRLTAFRYRLDPTTRTYAPAGADTGKLSVSDPVELRIDFESLL; via the coding sequence CTGCCCGAAGAAGTATGCCGCCGCATCGAGATTGTCGATGGAGCCATCGTCGTGACGCCCGCCCCGCGTCGCCTGCACAAGATCATCGCACGGCGTCTCGCGAACGAACTTGAACTCGCCGCTGGAGCCGAGCTCACCGTGGCCACGGACGTCGACCTCCGGTTGCGGGACGTACCGCTGCTCAACCGCAGGCCGGACGTCGTGGTGTACGACTCCACCTTGCCGGATGATGCGGTCCTGCGGCCGCAGCACTGTCTGCTGGTGGTCGAGGTGATGTCGCCGGGGTCGGTGACTGCCGATCAGACTGACAAACCCGCCGAGTACGCCGCAGCGGGCATCGAACACTTCTGGCGATTCGAGAGCAATTCGCTGGACGAACGGCGCCTGACCGCGTTCCGCTACCGCCTCGACCCCACGACCCGCACCTATGCGCCCGCCGGAGCGGACACCGGCAAGTTGTCGGTGTCCGACCCCGTGGAGCTGCGAATCGACTTCGAATCCCTGCTGTGA
- a CDS encoding L-aspartate oxidase encodes MSWEAGADLLVVGTGVAGLTAALRARELGLRVLVVSKDAVSAGNTGWAQGGIAVVRPDELDPGDSLRKHVEDTLTAGVGLCSRTAVRDILADGAAAIARLRAAGAQFDAGSDGALARTREGGHSAFRVIHSGGDATGAEVQRALSEAVRGGGIPVLEQHCVVEVLRGDNGAVAGALATDAESRPGVLHAPAVLLATGGLGQLYAATTNPEVSTADGIALALRAGASVADLEFVQFHPTVLYMPGGPRGRRPLITEAVRGEGAVLVDVRGQRVMRGEHPLADLAPRDVVSAAINRRAAETGAEHVFLDATVIGAGFPKRFPTVYAACRAAGIDPLHEPIPVASAAHYSCGGVVSDVDGRTSVNGLYAAGEVACTGLHGANRLASNSLLEGLVVGGRAAEAVARDLGCGLLSRTTIGEVMQPAMAVVDRDLLQRTMSRHAGIGRDDEGMSSATATLDRAAIVRPLRTRQTVEDSSLTLTAQALLAAARQRAESRGCHRRTDFTETDDLRWRRSTVLRLDASGWLIHTGVGIARTAA; translated from the coding sequence ATGAGCTGGGAAGCGGGCGCGGACTTACTCGTCGTCGGCACCGGTGTCGCGGGCCTGACGGCGGCGTTGCGGGCCCGGGAGCTGGGCCTGCGGGTCTTGGTGGTCAGCAAGGACGCCGTTTCGGCGGGCAACACCGGCTGGGCGCAGGGCGGTATCGCAGTGGTCCGGCCCGACGAGCTCGATCCGGGCGACAGCCTGCGCAAGCACGTCGAGGACACGCTGACGGCAGGCGTCGGCTTGTGCTCGCGCACAGCCGTGCGGGACATCCTCGCGGACGGTGCCGCGGCGATCGCGCGGTTGCGCGCGGCCGGTGCCCAGTTCGACGCGGGTTCCGACGGCGCGCTGGCGCGGACCCGCGAGGGCGGGCACAGCGCGTTCCGGGTGATCCATTCGGGCGGCGACGCCACCGGCGCGGAGGTCCAGCGCGCGCTGTCCGAAGCCGTACGCGGCGGCGGGATCCCGGTGCTGGAACAGCATTGCGTGGTCGAGGTGCTGCGCGGCGACAACGGAGCCGTCGCGGGGGCGCTCGCGACGGATGCCGAGAGCAGGCCGGGCGTGCTGCACGCCCCGGCCGTGCTGCTGGCGACCGGTGGGCTCGGCCAGCTCTACGCGGCCACGACGAATCCCGAGGTGTCCACTGCGGACGGTATCGCGCTCGCGTTGCGGGCCGGTGCGTCGGTTGCCGACCTGGAGTTCGTGCAGTTCCATCCGACGGTGCTCTACATGCCGGGTGGGCCGCGAGGCCGGCGCCCGCTGATCACCGAGGCCGTCCGCGGCGAAGGTGCGGTGCTCGTCGACGTGCGCGGGCAGCGCGTGATGCGGGGCGAGCACCCGCTGGCCGACCTCGCGCCGCGCGATGTCGTGTCGGCGGCGATCAACCGGCGCGCCGCCGAAACCGGCGCGGAGCACGTGTTCCTTGACGCGACCGTCATCGGTGCTGGGTTCCCCAAGCGGTTCCCGACCGTCTACGCCGCCTGCCGGGCGGCCGGGATCGACCCGCTCCACGAGCCGATCCCGGTGGCCAGCGCGGCGCACTATTCCTGCGGCGGCGTGGTGTCCGATGTGGATGGTCGTACCTCGGTCAACGGGCTCTATGCCGCCGGTGAGGTCGCGTGCACTGGGTTGCACGGCGCGAACCGGCTGGCGTCCAACAGCCTGCTGGAGGGGCTCGTGGTCGGTGGGCGCGCGGCCGAGGCGGTGGCCAGGGACCTGGGCTGCGGCCTGCTGAGCCGCACGACCATCGGCGAGGTCATGCAGCCCGCGATGGCCGTGGTCGACCGGGACCTGTTGCAGCGCACCATGAGCCGGCACGCCGGCATCGGGCGGGATGACGAGGGAATGTCGTCCGCAACGGCGACGCTGGACCGGGCCGCCATCGTCCGTCCACTGCGGACCCGGCAGACGGTGGAAGACTCGTCGCTGACGCTGACCGCGCAGGCGTTGCTCGCGGCGGCCCGGCAACGAGCCGAGTCGCGCGGCTGCCACCGCCGGACGGATTTCACGGAGACCGACGACCTGCGCTGGCGGCGCAGCACCGTGCTCCGGCTGGACGCCTCGGGGTGGCTCATCCACACCGGGGTCGGGATTGCGAGGACAGCGGCATGA
- the nadC gene encoding carboxylating nicotinate-nucleotide diphosphorylase → MTIDLDSDLDGAREVVRTALAEDLRYGPDATTEATVPADAIAEAGFNTRRAGVVAGLPLARLVLDEVLGADSYTVLSERSDGDVLAPGDCVLRVKAPVRGLLTAERTALNLLCHLSGIATATAAWVDAVAGTGCRIRDSRKTLPGLRVLQKYAVRCGGGVNHRMGLGDAVLIKDNHVVAAGSAVAAVRACRAHAPELPMEVEVSTLDELDAVLAEDVALVLLDNFTPEQCAQAVQRVQAASPRTELEASGGLTLDVARAYAETGVQYLAVGGLTHSSPALDLGLDM, encoded by the coding sequence ATGACTATCGACCTGGACAGCGACCTGGACGGGGCCCGCGAGGTCGTGCGCACGGCGCTGGCAGAGGACCTGCGCTACGGGCCGGACGCGACCACCGAGGCGACGGTGCCCGCCGACGCCATCGCCGAGGCCGGGTTCAACACCCGCCGCGCCGGGGTGGTCGCCGGCCTGCCGCTGGCGCGCCTAGTGCTCGACGAGGTGCTCGGCGCGGATTCCTACACCGTGCTGTCCGAGCGCTCCGATGGCGACGTGCTGGCGCCCGGCGACTGCGTGCTGCGGGTGAAAGCTCCGGTCCGTGGCCTGCTCACGGCCGAACGCACGGCGCTGAACCTGCTGTGCCACCTGTCCGGCATCGCTACCGCGACCGCGGCGTGGGTCGATGCGGTGGCGGGCACCGGCTGCCGCATCCGGGACAGCCGGAAGACGCTGCCGGGCCTGCGGGTGCTGCAAAAGTACGCGGTGCGCTGCGGCGGCGGCGTCAACCACCGGATGGGCCTCGGCGATGCGGTGCTGATCAAGGACAACCACGTGGTCGCGGCGGGCTCTGCGGTCGCGGCGGTGCGGGCGTGCCGAGCGCACGCGCCCGAACTGCCCATGGAAGTCGAGGTGTCCACACTGGACGAACTCGACGCGGTGCTGGCGGAGGACGTGGCACTGGTCCTGCTGGACAACTTCACGCCGGAGCAATGCGCGCAAGCGGTCCAGCGAGTGCAAGCGGCTTCGCCGCGCACGGAACTCGAGGCATCGGGGGGCCTGACCCTCGACGTCGCCCGGGCCTACGCGGAAACGGGCGTCCAGTACCTGGCGGTAGGGGGCCTGACCCACTCGTCCCCGGCCCTCGACCTCGGCCTCGACATGTAG
- the nadA gene encoding quinolinate synthase NadA, with protein sequence MAATATWERTDAGYIGVEPTDDWAREVRKLADERDAVLLAHNYQLPEIQDVADHTGDSLALSRIAANSAASTIVFCGVHFMAETAKILGPDKTVLIPDARAGCSLADSITADQLRDWKAEHPGAVVVSYVNTTADVKAETDICCTSSNAVDVVRSIPADREVLFCPDQFLGAHVKRETGRDNLHIWAGECHVHAGINGPELAERAAANPDADLFIHPECGCATSALYLAGEGTVAKERVKILSTGDMLSAAKETGARSVLVATEVGMLHQLRRAAPEIDFRAVNDRASCRYMKMITPAALLRCLREGADEVHVPTEIADRARASVERMIAIGKPGGGE encoded by the coding sequence ATGGCCGCGACTGCAACCTGGGAGCGGACCGATGCCGGTTACATCGGTGTGGAGCCCACCGACGACTGGGCTCGCGAGGTGCGAAAGCTGGCCGACGAGCGGGACGCCGTGCTGCTGGCGCACAACTACCAGCTCCCGGAGATCCAGGACGTCGCCGACCACACGGGCGACTCGCTCGCGCTGAGCCGCATCGCGGCGAACAGCGCGGCGAGCACGATCGTCTTCTGCGGCGTGCACTTCATGGCCGAGACCGCGAAGATTCTCGGCCCGGACAAGACGGTGCTGATCCCGGATGCCCGAGCGGGCTGTTCGCTGGCCGACTCGATCACCGCCGATCAGCTGCGCGACTGGAAGGCCGAACATCCGGGCGCCGTCGTGGTGTCCTACGTCAACACCACGGCCGACGTGAAGGCGGAGACCGACATCTGCTGCACCTCGTCGAACGCGGTGGACGTGGTGCGCTCCATCCCGGCCGACCGTGAGGTGCTGTTCTGCCCGGACCAGTTCCTGGGCGCGCACGTCAAGCGCGAGACCGGCCGCGACAACCTGCACATCTGGGCCGGTGAGTGCCACGTGCACGCCGGGATCAACGGGCCGGAGCTCGCCGAGCGGGCGGCGGCCAATCCGGACGCCGACCTGTTCATCCACCCCGAGTGCGGGTGCGCGACCTCGGCGCTGTACCTGGCCGGCGAGGGCACCGTGGCCAAGGAGCGGGTGAAGATCCTTTCCACCGGCGACATGCTGAGCGCGGCGAAGGAGACCGGCGCGCGTTCGGTGCTGGTGGCCACCGAGGTCGGCATGCTGCACCAGCTGCGCCGTGCCGCACCCGAGATCGACTTCCGGGCGGTCAACGACCGCGCGTCCTGCCGCTACATGAAGATGATCACCCCGGCCGCACTGCTGCGCTGCCTGCGCGAGGGCGCCGACGAGGTGCATGTGCCGACTGAAATCGCCGACCGCGCACGGGCCTCGGTCGAGCGGATGATCGCCATCGGCAAGCCCGGAGGTGGCGAATGA
- a CDS encoding carbon-nitrogen hydrolase family protein, which produces MRIASCQIVSGPDPKANLELVADGVRRAAEAGADLAVFPEATMACFGIKLGPLAEPLDGPWASEVRRLADEAGIAVVAGMFTPTEDGRVTNTLLITGRGLDTSYDKIHLFDAFGFAESRTVAPGSQPVVVDLDGTKIGVTTCYDVRFPGLYTTLADQGASVIVTAASWGAGEGKREQWELLVRARALDSTSWVVACGQADPRSVGREPSGTAPTGIGYSLVATPLGQVHAQLADAPEVLVVDLDPAAVDQARRAVPVLANRRF; this is translated from the coding sequence ATGCGGATTGCGTCGTGCCAGATCGTGTCCGGTCCGGACCCGAAGGCCAACCTGGAACTGGTGGCCGACGGCGTGCGGCGGGCCGCCGAGGCGGGCGCCGACCTGGCGGTGTTCCCGGAGGCGACGATGGCCTGCTTCGGAATCAAGCTCGGGCCGCTGGCCGAGCCGCTGGACGGGCCGTGGGCCAGCGAGGTGCGACGACTGGCCGACGAGGCCGGCATCGCCGTCGTGGCGGGCATGTTCACGCCCACCGAGGACGGCCGGGTCACCAACACGTTGCTGATCACCGGCCGCGGCCTGGACACCAGCTACGACAAGATCCACCTGTTCGACGCGTTCGGCTTCGCCGAGTCGCGCACCGTCGCGCCGGGTTCGCAGCCCGTGGTGGTGGACCTTGACGGCACCAAGATCGGCGTGACGACCTGCTACGACGTGCGCTTCCCCGGCCTGTACACGACGTTGGCCGACCAAGGCGCCTCGGTGATCGTCACCGCGGCGTCCTGGGGGGCCGGCGAGGGCAAGCGGGAGCAGTGGGAACTGCTGGTGCGCGCGCGGGCGCTGGACTCGACGTCGTGGGTGGTGGCCTGCGGCCAGGCCGATCCGCGCAGCGTCGGCCGCGAGCCGAGCGGCACGGCGCCGACCGGCATCGGCTACAGCCTGGTGGCCACCCCGCTGGGCCAGGTGCACGCGCAACTCGCCGACGCCCCGGAAGTCCTGGTCGTCGACCTGGACCCGGCCGCGGTCGATCAGGCCCGCCGGGCCGTCCCGGTCCTCGCCAACCGCCGATTCTGA
- a CDS encoding M14 family metallopeptidase encodes MFSSRRKATAVTAAACLALLAPIQASVSAEPIAPAAAQELAIYTVPNTDSQGRTEINHTGAQVLSVSGGVATVEATPAQAEQLRAKGFVLREEGKVADALQRVNRGQPTPGDFPPEDRGYHNYDEMVAELDATVKDHPDIAAKSSIGKSFQGRDIPVLKISDNVGRDEAEPEILFDCNQHAREHLTTEMCLHIAKRLTDNYADPAIKAVVDNREIWVIPVVNPDGSVYDVESGKYRGWRKNRQGPGTDLNRNWGYKWGCCGGSDDNPNGETYRGSAAWSAPETAAMRDFIDSRVVGGAQQIKAAVDFHTYSELVLWPFGHTTDHVTEGMTQQEHDRFARVGGEMAKSNGYTPQQSSELYVTDGDILDWMWGRHKILAFTFEMYPASGSGVDGFYPPDEVIEKETARNDGAVDILLREAGA; translated from the coding sequence ATGTTCAGCTCACGGCGCAAGGCGACGGCGGTGACGGCCGCCGCGTGCCTGGCCTTGTTGGCACCGATCCAGGCGAGCGTGTCCGCGGAGCCGATTGCCCCGGCCGCCGCTCAGGAATTGGCCATCTACACCGTCCCCAACACCGACAGCCAGGGTCGAACGGAGATCAACCACACCGGCGCCCAGGTCCTCTCGGTGTCCGGCGGGGTGGCCACCGTGGAGGCCACGCCGGCGCAGGCCGAGCAGCTGCGAGCCAAGGGGTTCGTGCTGCGGGAGGAAGGCAAGGTCGCCGACGCGCTCCAGCGGGTCAACCGCGGGCAGCCGACACCGGGCGACTTCCCGCCCGAGGACCGGGGCTACCACAACTACGACGAGATGGTCGCCGAGCTCGACGCGACGGTGAAGGACCACCCGGACATCGCGGCGAAGTCCAGCATCGGCAAGTCCTTCCAGGGCCGCGACATCCCGGTGCTGAAGATCAGCGACAACGTCGGGCGGGACGAGGCCGAGCCCGAGATCCTCTTCGACTGCAACCAGCACGCCCGCGAGCACCTGACCACCGAGATGTGCTTGCACATCGCCAAGCGGTTGACCGACAACTATGCCGACCCGGCGATCAAGGCCGTGGTCGACAACCGGGAGATCTGGGTGATCCCAGTGGTCAACCCGGACGGTTCGGTCTACGACGTGGAGTCCGGCAAATACCGGGGTTGGCGCAAGAACCGGCAGGGTCCCGGCACCGACCTGAACCGCAACTGGGGTTACAAGTGGGGCTGCTGCGGCGGCTCCGACGACAACCCCAACGGCGAAACCTACCGAGGCAGCGCCGCGTGGTCGGCCCCGGAGACCGCGGCGATGCGGGACTTCATCGACTCGCGGGTGGTCGGCGGCGCGCAGCAGATCAAGGCGGCGGTCGATTTCCACACCTATTCCGAGCTGGTGCTCTGGCCCTTCGGACACACCACCGACCACGTCACCGAGGGCATGACGCAGCAGGAGCACGACCGGTTCGCGCGGGTCGGCGGCGAGATGGCCAAGTCCAACGGCTACACGCCGCAGCAGTCCAGCGAGCTCTACGTCACCGACGGCGACATCCTGGACTGGATGTGGGGCCGGCACAAGATCCTGGCGTTCACGTTCGAGATGTACCCGGCCAGCGGTAGCGGCGTCGACGGGTTCTACCCGCCGGACGAGGTCATCGAGAAGGAGACCGCGCGCAACGACGGCGCGGTGGACATCCTGCTCCGGGAGGCCGGGGCCTGA